The nucleotide window TGAAAAAGATATAAATGGGAAGACAGCACTAATGATGGCAGTGGATAAAAAATGTACAAATGTAGTGAAGACATTATTAGAAAGTAAAGGTATTAATATAAATATGTCAAATGAAGATGGATGGACAGCATTAACAATGGCAGCAGAACATGGATTTACAGAGATAGCTAAAATGTTAATGGAAAAAGGAGCAAACATTAATGCCAGAGATAATTATGGCTTGACAGCGCTAATGATGGCATCAGGAAGTGGGAATATAGATATAGTTAAAGAACTTATAAAAAGAGGAGTAGATGTTAACGAAAAAGAAGATGAAGGTTCTACGGCATTAATGATGGCAGCAAATTATGGGCGAGCACGTATAGTTGAAGTGTTAGCAGAAAATGGAGCTAGACTTGAAGAAGTAGATGGTTTAGGAGAAACAGCATTAATGATAGCAGCTAGAAATGGGCATACACATGTAGTGAATGACTTAATAAAAAAAGGAGCAAAACTTGAAAAATATGACAGATCGGGAGAAACAGCATTAATGAAAGCGGCCGAAAGGGGTCATATAGAGATAGTAAAGACGTTGATAAAAGAAGGTGTAGGCTTAAATGCAGTAGATACAAAGGGACGGACAGCATTAATTAAGGCTTTAAAGAATAAACAAGATAGTATAGCTGAGCATATAATATTAAGTGGAGCAAAGCTTAACATTAAAGATGGTGATGGCAAAACAACTTTAAGATATATACTAGATAGGAATAACGTTTTATTATTAAAAGCAGTTTTTATGGCTAATGCTATTTCTGAAGGAAAGAACTTAGGTCAAGATAGAGATATATTAGATTTAAGGAAAGATGAGAATATAAAGGAAATAAATGATTTTATAAAAAATACTCCTGAAGTAAAAGAACAAGTAGTTAAGTTCTTAGTAGAAAAGGGTTTAGATATAGATATGATAGAAAAAGATTTTAAAATTGGTTTTATGAAAGGACAAGACGAGAAAAAAGTTTTAGATGCTATAGAGGAAGTATTAAAAATTAATGATGTGAAAATAAAAGTAGCTTCTAGAAAAATTAAAAAGATAGATGTATTTCCAAAAGGGTCTAAATTAAGAGTAATATTGAGAGGAGAAGATGGTAAAGCATATTTAAGATATGATTGTAAAAAGGAACAAAATGGATATCAATTAAAAGAGGTGGAAAAGAAAGATAGGACATGGTTGATGAGAATACTAATGAAAATAAAAAAGATAGTTAAACAGGTATATAGATCTCTTAAGACAGAAAATACAACATACAAAGATTTAAGTGATCAATATGGGGAAGAACATGATCATAGTAAATATGTGAGTATGCATTATAAACAAGATTATTATAAGCTACCTACATATGAAGAAGTATTGCGTGAGGATATGGCAGGGTATGGTTTTACTCCAAGTGCACCAAGCGAGGATATGGTAGGGTATGGTTTTACTCCAAGTGCACCAAGTGAGGATATGGCAGGGCCTAATTTCACTCCAAGTGCACCAAGTGAAATAGAACGTATAAAAAATATAAATAAAAATAAAGGGAAAGATGATAAATCAGGATTTACAAAATAAGTATTCATTTTAAAAATAAAAAAGTTGTGACTTTTTAGGTCACAACTTTTTCTATGGGTTAAAGACTTATAAAAAAATACTTACATACTTGGTGCTAAAGAATTAGAAGAGGAGGCATAATCACCGCTTCTATCAGTTACTTTAGCAATAAGATAGTTGTATTGTCTTATGTCTTTTTTCATTGCTTTATGCTTTTCCTTAATATTTGCTAACTCTGCATCAATTTCTGGATCACAACATCCTTTTGAAAGACATAACAATCTAACAGATGTATTCTCTTTCAATGACTCAAAATTAATTAGTACATGTTCTGTTGTTTCAGTTAAACTACGAACTGTATTGAGATGTTTTTTCAAAGTCTTCAAATCCAAATTATTAGTAAGATTAGATGAACTAAAACCAATTTGGCCTAAGACGAAGTTTTTCTCAGCAAGAGATCTTTCTGATTTTATATCATTATACCAAACATCAATAAAATTAGAAATAGTTTGAGTAGATACTAACTTTGATTTTTCAATAAAACCTACTAATGAGTTCCATTTTCTAGTATCATTATCAAATTGTCTAAAGCTGTCACCAACTCTACCAACAAAATTTTCTACACGAGAAAATAAATTATCATTACGAGGCTCTGGGACTTTTATTTCAAACACTGGACCGAATCCGAAAATATTTGAAATAGTGTTGCAAGAAGTTTTAAAAAATTCAACACAAGTTTTAGTAAATTTACTATTAATGAGATTCTTTACCCAGGACCAATCAGATGGATGTAATTTCTCAAAGAAATTAGATTTACAAACAAACTCATTTATGCAAAAAATAGTATTGTTTACGAAAATCAATAAAGCAAGCAAAATTTTTCTAAAAAAATCTTTCATAAAAAATACCTCCCTTCTATAACTAATAAAAATATAATAAAGCATACATGTATAAAAGTCAACAATTTGTAGTATATTTTTTTTTTAAGACAATATGGATATATTTGACGAAGTATATATATACGTGGTAAAATTCAATTATACTACTAAAAGGTTGGGAGATAAACATGGGTGAAAATATAGATATAAGGGAGCTAAGAAAGAGAAAAAGAAAAGAGAAAAGGAATAAAATAATAAATGCAATGATTTTTACTATATTACTAGTTAGTATAGTTGGCTTATCTGTATTATCTTACATACGAACACGAGATATAGATGTTTTAGAAAAGTGCAAGTTTTTAGAAAAATATGTGATGCATATTTTTGAAAAAGAAGAAAAAATTTATTTTGAGATGGAATTTGATTTACCCAATAAACCCAAGGTGCGTGTATATAATAAAAATATAGCTAATTGCACAAGGAAATCGATAGATATATATGATAGAAACGGTAAGCTTCAAAGTAGTACTAATGTGGATTATGAGATGTTGCGAGTTAGTAGCAATGGTAATTATTTTGTTGTTGCAGAGGCAGGAGGTAATAAAGTTATTTTATTTGAGGGGAGTAAAAAGAAGAGGGAGATTGATGTAGGTGGAAGTATTATAAATATTGACGTAAATAAAAATGGATATGTTACAGTGGTTAGAAAAGGTGAAAATGTATTATCAGAAGTTAGTGTATATAATCCCGAAGGAAAAGAATGTTTTGTAAAAGGTAAAGCCAAAAACTATGTTGTTTTTGCTAAGCTTGCCAAAAACGACAGGGACCTTATAATAAATTGTTTAGATACAACAGGAACAAAGTTAAATTCAGTATTTGAGTTCACAGATATAATGGGTAAGAATGTGGGAACTATGGTGTCACATGAGGATATGATTTTTGCTGATGCCAAGTTTGTAAAAGATGAGAATGTAGTTGCGTTGACAAATGAGGAGATTGTGTATTATAATGCGAGTCATAGTGAGGAATGGAGAAAGAAGTTTGATACAAAGATATATGGTGTGGATATTTGCAATGGCAAGTACATAGTGGTAGGTATTGCAGATGATACCAAAACTAAGGTGAGTGTTTTTAACACAAAGGGCAAGGTAAAAAGTACAATTAATGTCGATGGAGTAGTAAAAAACATATCTTCGTTTGATAATGCCATAGCAATAAATTTGGGAAGAGAGGTTTTGTTGTACAATGCAAAGGGTAAATATCAGCGAAAGATTTCCTCAAAAATTGAGGTTGATAAAATAGATTTTATTGATAAGGACACATTGGTGTTGGTTACGAGGAATGGATTAGTTGTTAAGAATTGATGGAGGGGTTTTGTATGATAAGTGATGTTTTAGTTGTAGGTATTGTTTTAATTTCAATTGTGTCAGGATACAGAAAAGGATTTATTAAAGCTGTTTTTAGAATTTTTTCCAAGATTGCATCTTTAGTATTGGCGATAAAGTTTTACAAGCCACTTGCACATATAATAGCAAACAGAGCGTTTTTTAGTGAATTTACAGCTAGGATAAGTAGTAAGATAACAAGAATGTTAAGTGGAGCGAGTATCGCATCAGATGATGATTTAGCAGGAGAAATTTTAGACAGTATGCATATTCCTAATACAATAAAAGAATCGGTGATAACTGATTTGCCTTATGACGTTAATTCAATGGATAAATCCCAAATAATTGAAGTAATAGCATCTAAATTAGGTACGGCGATGTTATATATATTTTGCGTAGTTGCAATATTTTTGGTGACAAGGTTAGTGTTTTTAATAATGAGAAATATTTTAGATAAAATATTTTATTTACCTTTGTTAAAACAGTTGAACAAAGTTGCAGGGCTACTGTTTGGTTCGGTAGAAGGATTTTTGGCAGCGTATATAGTGATGAGTATAGCTGCACTAATAAATAGTGAGGTAATATTGTCAAATATAGAATGTTCGCTTATAGCAAAACATCTTTATTATAACAATTTATTATTATTGTTTATGTAAAATTTATACCCTTATTCCTACAGATGATAGGATAGGTTGCCGTATTTTACTTTGACTTTTTTATTTGTGTTTAGCACGTTGATTCTATTAAATGATAAGCATTTACTGGGTCTGTGTCTCTTTTGTTTAGGACATATCCTCTGATATATTCTTCGAAAGCTCTTGTTTCTCTTTCTTCTTTTTTTGCACATGCTCTTTCTACATCCTCTTTTACTGTCACCTCTGTTTCCTTCTTTGGCTCTGGGTCTGGTTTCTTTTCTGCGCCCAACATGTCTCTAAAATCATCATCTAATTTTAATGTCCTCCTTTGTTTATATTTATTTATTAATTTTGTTTACTGTAAGTTCCTATTTTTCGACTAATATTAGTTTAGTATATTATCCCTAAATTGTTAATACTATATTTTTTAGTAATTGACTACTTATTTATAGAAGTGAGAGGATCAGTTGAATTTTAGATAAAATAATCTTAAGTGGGAGTTAAGGCTCCGACTTAAGATTATTAATAAATCTGCACA belongs to Clostridiales bacterium and includes:
- a CDS encoding ankyrin repeat domain-containing protein — translated: MSNLEKERALLAATKSGNGAVVRDLIARGTNVNVKDEYGNTPLIYACKNGMKESAELFIIKGAYINLKNNMGETALLCACEKKMNELAQKLIDKGALVNAKDDFGNTPLLRACEKKMSELAQKLIDKGAEVGAKDNYDNTPLLYACKGGMNEVAKKIIDKGVAINTKDQLGNTPLLYACKNKMSLVAKALVEKGGNVDIKNNNGETPLIYINRNKMNEVIDIVLLAAIKEGNIDKVNMLLEKGASLNVRNKDGQTALMIVSETGHTGIMKVLLGKYKNLNNIINEKDRISGRTALTMAAGNGYKNIVKMLLEKGAKLNEKDINGDTALIAAASKGYIEVVNMLLEKDKSNINMPDKDGWTALMMAAGNGHKDVVVKLLEKGANINLIDKDYCTALMMAAKNNHAEVSDILIKKGAKLNEKDINGKTALMMAVDKKCTNVVKTLLESKGININMSNEDGWTALTMAAEHGFTEIAKMLMEKGANINARDNYGLTALMMASGSGNIDIVKELIKRGVDVNEKEDEGSTALMMAANYGRARIVEVLAENGARLEEVDGLGETALMIAARNGHTHVVNDLIKKGAKLEKYDRSGETALMKAAERGHIEIVKTLIKEGVGLNAVDTKGRTALIKALKNKQDSIAEHIILSGAKLNIKDGDGKTTLRYILDRNNVLLLKAVFMANAISEGKNLGQDRDILDLRKDENIKEINDFIKNTPEVKEQVVKFLVEKGLDIDMIEKDFKIGFMKGQDEKKVLDAIEEVLKINDVKIKVASRKIKKIDVFPKGSKLRVILRGEDGKAYLRYDCKKEQNGYQLKEVEKKDRTWLMRILMKIKKIVKQVYRSLKTENTTYKDLSDQYGEEHDHSKYVSMHYKQDYYKLPTYEEVLREDMAGYGFTPSAPSEDMVGYGFTPSAPSEDMAGPNFTPSAPSEIERIKNINKNKGKDDKSGFTK
- a CDS encoding CvpA family protein; the protein is MISDVLVVGIVLISIVSGYRKGFIKAVFRIFSKIASLVLAIKFYKPLAHIIANRAFFSEFTARISSKITRMLSGASIASDDDLAGEILDSMHIPNTIKESVITDLPYDVNSMDKSQIIEVIASKLGTAMLYIFCVVAIFLVTRLVFLIMRNILDKIFYLPLLKQLNKVAGLLFGSVEGFLAAYIVMSIAALINSEVILSNIECSLIAKHLYYNNLLLLFM